The following nucleotide sequence is from Paralichthys olivaceus isolate ysfri-2021 chromosome 22, ASM2471397v2, whole genome shotgun sequence.
CACAGGGGGCACACTGTGTCATTGAACTTACAGTTGATGTTCAGGCAATTCTTGCAGAAGGAGTGTCCACAAGCTGTAGTGACGGGATCCTCAAACAAGTCCAAGCAGATGGAGCATGTTAACTGCTTCTCCAGAGAACAGGTCTCTTTGGGTAATGCAGCAACAGCGGCCATATCTGAGGGACACAGTATGAATACAGCTCAGATAAAGGAGACACATATTACTCTTGTTCTTTACTTTGTGttacttgaaaatgtttttgtgctctaatgttcagaatcACTGTCCTcggactgtccatcgctgcagctcctctgtctcagacacttggttttagctccaaATGTCTTCGTGAAGGAGTTTTCTCCCTTTACCACAAACTTtgagctttttaactttgccaaacttttacattcacaagtAACAATATAACAAACCAGAAGAAAGAATCACTGAAGAAACACAATTTGTCTTCTTCAATTCCCGTCTCTCTATATCCTGATGTCCCTTCACACTGTTGCAACTCGTTGTACTCAGGTGATGCAGAGTTACAGATACTGTCTCATTACTTTATTTGTGTTAGAGAATAATTCAACTCATTTCAAAAGGTCAAGAtgacaaaacacatttccaacaaGGAagcaaactaaaaaaacaacaacactgtgaTCCTGTTGTAGCTGTGAGTTATATTTGCATTGACACACCccagccttgtgtgtgtgtgtgtgtgtgtgtgtgtgtgtgtgtgtgtgtgtgtgtgtgtgtgtgcaatcacAATAGCAGAAACTGAAGAATGTGTCGAGGATCACGGAACAAACCACATGAACAGATGATCACACAGAGTTCCAGCACTGAATAACATCGAGTGTGAAGTGACAGAGCAACAAAGcactaaagtaaaagtaaaaacattcaatatgattaaaaaataagtttttaCCATTCAGCTGTTACGTTGCTCTTTATCCTCCAGGCTTCAATCTCTCTCTACTCCCAcctagggtgtgtgtgtgtgtgtgtgtgtgtgtgtgtgtgtgtgtgtatgtgtgtgtgtgtgtgtgtgtgtgtgtgtgtgtgtgtgtgtgtgtttgcctccagctcagtttcatttctgataaAGTGCCCAGCCTCCAGTCACTTCCTTTatccaaacacacacgtcaGCGGGATAATGAGCAAACACTTCACATGCAGAAAaagttatatactgtatatatatatatagagagagagagagagagagagggagttttTCGTGCATCGCTCAGTAttattctaattattattaCAGCGGTGACTGGTGGACAGAGAGTGAAGCTTTACTGAGGTTTCATTCTCTGATtctgagacaaaaacataactCAGACAGAACAAAGGATAAAATACTTCCAtatatgtgtgtaaataaaaatatctatGTCAATCTTCTCATGTTCTTATCCAGAAAACgacttttattcaattttattggactttttttatttatttttacaaacttCACAGATTTATGCACCAAACCTTTTTAACCAAAAAGCAGCAGTTTCTCTCCAGTGCAGCATCagtgtttaaacattttaccaAACGATAGAAGGAGAAAACCTCAGTTTTTGCTTTGGTCCTCCAGAGAAAAAGCTCACGAAGAGATTTGGGAACCGTGCTGTTCGCTCCTTCTGTcgtttttttcaaatgtttattgaattaaaaaaggTGCCAATCCCGGCATCctgctcttttattttacattttcacatcagaATATCAGAGTAAACTTGTTCCAGGGGTCTGTATGAAGCATCGTCCCACGTCTTCCTCAGGTCATTATGAGGAGAAATCTCTGTGGAGACAAGAAAATTCTCCGTTAGAGGACAACGTCAGAAGATGTGAGTGATAAGTGTGACTGCTGACTTTGAGACTCCGACCTGCAGGAAGTGGAGGTCGTCTTCAGTCTGTGAAAGCTGCTCCACCTCAGTGTGTTTCCTCCGCAGCTCACAGATTTCTCCCTCCAGCTGTTTGATGAGCTCTCTGCTTTGTGTCCTCGTCTCCTTTAGATTCTCGACGTGACTCAGTCTGTCTTGAATAACCTGCTGGAGTTTCATCGTCATCCGCTTTAATTTAACCTGTGGAGAATAAAAAGCTTGTCATGAGCAGAAGCATGTGATACAGAGTCAGTGTAGTTTCTATTAAAACCAGAGTGGCATTGTTCTCTCAGAGCAGtttactgtttacttcctcttgaaataagttgtgtgtttgttttgtagaCGGAAAGTTTGAGCCACTTAAAGAATTGAGGCACAGATACAGGAATTTTGTTGGAcatctttttaaatttgcaaCATGGGACATATTACATTGTCATTAACTCGTAGGGAATAGTGCTCAGCTCCTGATTTTCCACTAagattagttttttcttttatatttcaacaGCAAGAATTAGAAAATCGTGTGCAGGGTTCTccggccttggcggaggtgcgTACTCCGAGCGTCATTCTCAAGTCGTTACCTTCTTCTTTGCAGCCTCTTTGTTAATCGGAATGATGTGATGGCCCCTGTGTTCTGTCTGGGCACACATGGCACAGATGCATGTCCGGTCGCTCCTGCAGAACCTGTCTAATGGCTTCCCATGCACTCTGCACACAGGCTCCTCCAGGTTCTTCGCCACACTGATCAGAAGATGACGCCCAAGGTCCTCCCTCTGGTAGTGCAGCTCCAGGTGAGCATCACAGTAGGAGGCCAGACACACCAGGCAGGACTTGACTGCACGACGCCTCGCAGGGCAGAAATCACAGGGAACCTCGCCGGCTTTTAAAGGTGCAGCCCCGTCCTGGCTCCGTGTGGTGGGCTGTGTCTCGAGCTGGGGTCTGGTGGGGAAGAAGGCCTTGCAGAGCGGGCACTGACAGGAACCACTGATCCTCCAGTATTCTCCTATACAGGCCAGACAGAAGCAGTGTCCACAGGGGAGGGACGTGGGGCTGGTGAACTCATCCAGACAGATGCAGCACTGTGGAGGCTCTGACATCTGTGTGTCCTCGCACATGTGAACACGAGCAGGCAGATGAACTCTCTGACGGGGCGCGGTGCAGATAACGATCTGTTCTGTCCAGAAAACAGTCGCATGAGCACAGATTTGCATCAGCAATTTGGTATAGTTAACATTTCTGTCCCACAATTAAAACATCAACAGTGAATATTTAACCTATTGCTTTTTAAACTATAActaacaataattaattaataattaagcCACTGGAATGAATCTTTTAAAGATCATTTGTGACACAATCCTGTGACACAATCCTGTGACACAATCCTGTGACCTCTGAAGCCTGAAGTGAGTATTTAAGAGACTTGGATTATTCAGTGGGAAAACTCAGTCGTCCACAGTTAACACAAGTGGAAGTGGATTAATAGGATGAATGGTTTACTGGTGAATTATATATTTCACGTAAGTAAGAGTGATGAAATAGTTTAAATCTATAGCTTCTGTTAAATTTGAGTTTATATGTAAATCTGCTTGTTTGTGTCAAAAGATAATTATTCATCTCAAGTAAACTACAAACAGTGTCAACCTCACTGCTGGTGTTTACATTTGACTAAACATAGTATATAGTAGTACAACCGTACTGCAGTGAtctaaatgtataaataacGTAAATAAAACACCATTAAGATAAAAATCAAAAAGTCTCGAACCTCCCCCGGCCTCCAGCGAGTGTTTCTTGAGGTTGCAGCAGTGTTGAGTTACGGTCGAATCTCTTGGTTCCTCTGGAAAAAGGTGAAGACACACCTCTGCTGGACTCTGTCACTTCCTGGAAACTTGTGAAACTCACCTGATGAAGCAGGTGGTGACGTTTCCTCACAGCGTCTCAGCTCATTCCAGTAACCATCAAACACACGCACTCGTTTTGATctttgaacttttattttagtgagAACTTGTGTTCACCGAAACATCAACAACAGAGATATGTCATATTTTGACAGCATTGAAACATTTACAAGTTACGATTATAACTTGATAAAGTTCTTTGGATTGTACTGAAGTAAATTTATAAGCACTTTGGTGatagagttgtttttttttaagcctTTCCACAACCAGAAGATTACGAGAGAAAGTGTTTAAGGGTTAGAACAGAAGGTGTGTCCGTCAAACTCGCTCAGTAACTTAATTAtaacaatgaaaaagaaaacacaaacacaaccaaaccCATTGAACTTTAAATTGTTTGAGCAAACTGTCAAAGTTTTATCGGCCAAACTGAATCCTAAGACCTGAAGAACGACTGATCTTCCATGCCAGTTATGACCAAGGGCTCGGATTTCTTGGCCCAGCTGTAAAGATAGAAGTACGGgaacagtgtctgtgtgaaggTCTGTCTCGTGAAAGAGTGAATGTGCAGCTTCTCAATTACATCATAGAAAGAGACTCTTCCCTCCTCGTAGTCCAGATAAACTCCCACTCTTCTTGGACGGGGACTCAGGTGGAGAGCTGTGGCGGGGGAACAGTGAACCTGATAATCCAGGCCCCTCTTTCCGATGGAGAAGAATCCATTGTCTGTTTTCAGAGTGACCCTCGCTGTTTTGTTTACCGTTTCCTTGGCAACCCCAACATCCCAGTCGTTTCGATGGCCCACCTGGACTTCCCAGTAGTGCCGCCCGGAGGTGAAGCCCTTCTTCCCCAACACCGCGGGACGGTCGAACCTGTCTGGGCCGTCGGACAACGTGGGGCTTGCATTTTTTGAGAACTTCAGACGTTTCCCGTACTCGGTCACCACGAGGCCGCAACCGGCAGTTTCTTGGTCAAAGGCGACGGACTCTGAAAAAGTTCTGTTCAGTTTGAAAGCTCTCATCTTAAGAGAAATGGAgtgaattgaaaaataaattcacaatCTCACCTTTATACTGTCTCATTCTGGTCAGTTCTGTGAGGAGTGAGATCACAACATGGTGACGGAGAGACATCACAGTCACAGATCGAGTGAATCCTACAGATATTTATTTACCTGTGTTTGTCTGAGTTTTCAGTTCCGCTTGAAAAGTGCTCACGAGATGAGACACGGCTCTCCTCAGGGTCTGCACATACAGGTCCGAGTAAACCCTCACGTTTGACCAGCGCTTGTTGTCCGACACGTTGCTCAGGGCCTGCAAAGTCTGAAATGGTTCACAAGTGCATCATGGGGCTGAATTCTGTTTTCTGAAATCCAACCATTCGCACCCAAGTACATGAGGAACATCCACAACACGAGATATAGTCGGAGCCAGCTGATAATGAGCTAATCATAGAGTAACGAGTGCAAACAGGGGAAATGATGAATTAACTGACATCCTCTCGCTGCACGTCGTTGGCTCAGGAGGACGCTGACTAACCTGCAGGAGCTTGAGGGGGTCGTCATTTTTTGaaagctcctccagctccgagtgcctcctctgcagctctgtgatttCCACCTGCAGCTCTTGGATCACTGCTTTGTCTTTCTCCTGTGATTTTCTGAGCTTTGTTTCTatgcttgattttattttcGTTTGTATGGTTTGCACTTGACTGATCAGAGCATTGAAGAGCTGATCGCTGCAGTCCGTCTCTACGTGTGCTTTCTCCTggaatcaaaaaaaaaaagcttgttaTCAGCAAAGGTTCATATCATGTTGAAAAAGGTTGCATGTGTCAGTACGCGCCTCGGTACTCACTCTGCTCATCTCAGAGGATTCTATGAATTCCTTTGTCTTTTCGCATCTTTCCTgaatcatcatttttatttccgCTTTTTTGGACTcaatattctcctgaaatttaGAATTTCAAGGCAACAAATGGGATTAAAACAATCATCTCATCCTCTAAGATGTAAGTTTACATATTTAGGCATTCGAGAAGATGAACTCAGATGTTTTACTTTCTGCCGAGCTCCTTCTTCTTCCACCGGCACAGTCTCGTGCTCTTTGTGGTCTGTCTCGCTGCAcagcacacagatgcacacctTCTCGTTCGGGCAGAAGAGCTCCAGGATCCTCTCGTGCTTCTCGCacatcctctcctccagcttctccacCGGCTCGATCAGCTTGTGTCTCATCAGGGAGGGAACTCTCAGGTGAGGCTCCAGGTGGATTTCACAGTATGACGTCAGACACACCAGACACGACTTGTGGGCCTTGAACTTGAATTCTGTGCACACGTCACACCTGATGTGAAATAGCTCATCGGTGCTTTCGGTCGCCTCcacttttctcctctttatCTGGACGGAAATCTCCTGGATCACTGGGTTTGTGGAGACCTCAGGCCTCACGTAGAATCTCTTATTACAAGTTGGGCAGTCGCATAACTCGCTGCCGTCCCAGTGCTCGCTGAGGCAGGTCTTGCAGAAGTTGTGACCACAAGGTGTAGTGACGGGGTCGTTGAAGATGTTCACGCAGAGGGCACACTGGAAATGATCGTCTGACAACCAGGCAAAGTGTGAAGACATCTTGGACTCGCTGTGAGAGAGATCTATTTTCAACCTGTTTATAAAGTGAGTCATGATCCACCCAGTGAGTCATTTCCATGTGAATCATTTGGCTCTTCACATTTTTACAGGTCTGaactttaaaaagcaaaaacaacagaaaagcagTTTGAATGCAAGACGTACCTGAATCTCCAGAGTTTTGTAAATTCCAGAGACGTGATCTTTTACATGCAAGACCACAAACACTTATTAAGGCTCAAAGATGCAAGTACGGAGTCACAGGACTGAACAGCAACGAGCCCCGAGGAGCTGTGGGTGCTCCCGTCTCCACAGGAGGTGTGGCCAAGTGGCGTCAGTTTACTGAAATGAAACTTTGCTTCATGAAGCCAGAAacaagaacatttattttttcttaaccTTGAACACACTCGTCTTACAGCAAACAGGTCGTTCCTGCTTTAGTAAAAATCAACATGCAGTCATGAAGTAagaattatttttgtgtgtcatGCATTTATAATAACAGGAAATGAGCAGAATTTAAGAGGAGATCAAAAAGCAAAAATgggaaaagtgaagccaaatggaTGCACTCACAAAAATCTGCATTCTCCATATTAGTTTCTATAATTTTTTATAAATTGGTATCGTTTGGTTTCAGTAAgttatttgtaaaatgaaaactcCTGCGACCGTGTCTGGGATGTGTCAGCGTCATttttgggaggaagtggagatgcagtCGTCCTCCTTTACGTACAGTCTGTGTTTCCTCCTTCGTTCCTGTCTAAATTGCTAACGAGCTAGCAAGGTCAGGCTTTACGTTTAGCGTTTAGACTTTTCAGTGAAATCAATCTTCAACCAAAAAAGTGAGTCAATGTCTTATTTGActacacagcaaaaaaaaaaatcatttcccAAACAAAGAACTATCCTCTCGAGGTTTGAAGCCATGAGCTGATGTGAACACATCATGTGTATAATTAGCATGTTAGCTACAgtctgtgtgtataaatatacataaaacacaggatttcatttaaacacagaaaacaaaacagtcacttttcacttttcacgTTTTCACTGTCAGACATGTCCTTAGTGTTGCTTGATCGTGGTTTTCTCGTTCACGGGCCGGATCACGATGGTGTCCGAGGCTTTGTCGCAGCAGTACAGGTAGAAAAAAGGCAGAATCTTCTCCGTGAACGCATCTTTGAACGTGTAAATATGGGTCCGAGCTTTCACGTCGTAAAACGACAATTGGCCCTCCTCGTAGTCCACGTACACACCCACCCGCCTGGGCTTGGGGTCGAGGGGGAGCAGTAAGGGCGGAGACGTTGACACCCGGTACCCGTGGCCTTTCTTCATGGCCAGAGCCCAGTAGCCTTGAGTGGTGCTCACAGAGATCCGGCCCTTTCTGTTGACCGATGACCTGGCGACTCCCAGGTACCAGTCGTCCTTGTCCCCCACCTGGACCTCCCAGTAATGTCTCCCTGAGGTGAAGCCCTCTCGGCCCAGGACGATGACCACCGTGTCAAAGCGGTCAGGGTGGTCGGGGAGGTCCTGCCACGCTCCCAAGTGTCTCACCTGATGTCTGTCCTGAGAAAGCTGCAGCCATGGGTTGGCGCTGTCGGGGTCCAGAGTCACGTCCACTGTGGAAACACAGGGGATTTATTTTGTTGGTCCATTTCCAAATAGAAAACAGAAACTAAACTAAAAGAAGAAACTTTACCTGTGTAATTCAAAATCTTTTTGAtctctgtgaaaaacaaaagacagaattATCAGAGGATTTATTTCTTCCTCTGGAAACATTCAAGACAAACTGTGAATTTAAAGAAGGTCTCACCGCTGTCGGCCAGTTTGTCAATCAGTTCATTTAACAGCGGCTCCAGTTCTGACACGGACCTCCGGATCATGCCTACACACATGTCAGTGGGAACACTGGTGTCGGACCAGTCTTTGACAGATGGAGATGTGCTCAGTGCTGGGAAACTCTACAGTTAGAAACAAATATCAAATCACTTACTGCAAAGTGTTCGTCGTAAAGACAAGATGAACGATTGGAAGTCTCTATAAAGGATTTATTGTGACTAACGTTTCATTACAGTCACAAGagatctgggatattttggctcgTTATCTTTCCTCGTCAACACAAATCACCTTCACCTTTAAGAAATGAATGTGGTCGGTCCGAGCCACATTCTCCAAGTCTGAattcctcctcttcagctcagCGATTTCCTGCTCCAGGTCAGCGATGAGCCCCTCGGCCCacctctccgtctgcctctgcttctcctcGATGGCCAGAACCAGCTCGGCCTGGGTCCTCTGGATGGATCGCACCAGCTCGGAGAAGACCTGCACGCTCTCCTGGATCTCTCCCCGGGCGCTGGCCTGAAAACACAGATCTACGTTGTGGTACATGACCCAGTCAGCAGCACGTTTGATCTGCGGAGGACTCACTTTGTTGAGCTCGAGAGAATGTTTGATCTGCTCCACCTTCTTCACTCGGTCCTGGATCATCCGCTGGACGTCTATTTCTGTCCTCTTCAGCTGAGCCTGCACAAAACGATTTCACAAACGAGGCAGACGACTTGGAGGTTTTTCGAATATCGGctgatgtttaaaaacattttcatttaacaaaaaaccctgaaaaataaaaagaattctGTGTCTCACCTTCTTCTCCATCCATTCTCGCTCCACGGGGACGGTGTAGTGCGCCCGGTGGTCGGTCTCCGTACAGAGCACGCAGACGCACGTCTGGTCCTTCTTACAGAACAGCTCCAGGAGCCTCTCGTGCTTCGGACACATCCTGTCCTCCATGTTGGCCACGGGGTCCATCAGCTTGTGCTTGGTGAACCTGGCGGAGTGAGACCTCAGGTGCTCCTCGCAGTAGGAGGTGAGACACACGAGGCAGGATTTGACCGCTCTCGGCCTCCCGTCCCCAAGGCAGACGTCGCACAGGACGTCCTCCCAGACAGGAAGTGGGGGGGAGGCAGACAGAGGTGAAGG
It contains:
- the LOC109641577 gene encoding E3 ubiquitin-protein ligase TRIM39-like isoform X1 — translated: MTHFINRLKIDLSHSESKMSSHFAWLSDDHFQCALCVNIFNDPVTTPCGHNFCKTCLSEHWDGSELCDCPTCNKRFYVRPEVSTNPVIQEISVQIKRRKVEATESTDELFHIRCDVCTEFKFKAHKSCLVCLTSYCEIHLEPHLRVPSLMRHKLIEPVEKLEERMCEKHERILELFCPNEKVCICVLCSETDHKEHETVPVEEEGARQKENIESKKAEIKMMIQERCEKTKEFIESSEMSREKAHVETDCSDQLFNALISQVQTIQTKIKSSIETKLRKSQEKDKAVIQELQVEITELQRRHSELEELSKNDDPLKLLQTLQALSNVSDNKRWSNVRVYSDLYVQTLRRAVSHLVSTFQAELKTQTNTELTRMRQYKESVAFDQETAGCGLVVTEYGKRLKFSKNASPTLSDGPDRFDRPAVLGKKGFTSGRHYWEVQVGHRNDWDVGVAKETVNKTARVTLKTDNGFFSIGKRGLDYQVHCSPATALHLSPRPRRVGVYLDYEEGRVSFYDVIEKLHIHSFTRQTFTQTLFPYFYLYSWAKKSEPLVITGMEDQSFFRS
- the LOC109641577 gene encoding E3 ubiquitin-protein ligase TRIM39-like isoform X2 is translated as MSSHFAWLSDDHFQCALCVNIFNDPVTTPCGHNFCKTCLSEHWDGSELCDCPTCNKRFYVRPEVSTNPVIQEISVQIKRRKVEATESTDELFHIRCDVCTEFKFKAHKSCLVCLTSYCEIHLEPHLRVPSLMRHKLIEPVEKLEERMCEKHERILELFCPNEKVCICVLCSETDHKEHETVPVEEEGARQKENIESKKAEIKMMIQERCEKTKEFIESSEMSREKAHVETDCSDQLFNALISQVQTIQTKIKSSIETKLRKSQEKDKAVIQELQVEITELQRRHSELEELSKNDDPLKLLQTLQALSNVSDNKRWSNVRVYSDLYVQTLRRAVSHLVSTFQAELKTQTNTELTRMRQYKESVAFDQETAGCGLVVTEYGKRLKFSKNASPTLSDGPDRFDRPAVLGKKGFTSGRHYWEVQVGHRNDWDVGVAKETVNKTARVTLKTDNGFFSIGKRGLDYQVHCSPATALHLSPRPRRVGVYLDYEEGRVSFYDVIEKLHIHSFTRQTFTQTLFPYFYLYSWAKKSEPLVITGMEDQSFFRS
- the LOC109641576 gene encoding E3 ubiquitin-protein ligase TRIM47-like — protein: MCEDTQMSEPPQCCICLDEFTSPTSLPCGHCFCLACIGEYWRISGSCQCPLCKAFFPTRPQLETQPTTRSQDGAAPLKAGEVPCDFCPARRRAVKSCLVCLASYCDAHLELHYQREDLGRHLLISVAKNLEEPVCRVHGKPLDRFCRSDRTCICAMCAQTEHRGHHIIPINKEAAKKKVKLKRMTMKLQQVIQDRLSHVENLKETRTQSRELIKQLEGEICELRRKHTEVEQLSQTEDDLHFLQRFLLIMT